From Nitratidesulfovibrio vulgaris str. Hildenborough, a single genomic window includes:
- a CDS encoding cell division protein FtsQ/DivIB, with protein sequence MAVALSRGKKKSRNSYSRSWSKSEKKSSLPTKGIGSFFRWVSGLVIVGSLLVLMSVAVLYAYRFMTTHEYFAIRDVEISGNLMLSKDEILATAGLVEGANSIALNIADVEDRLASSPWIAEVSVKRLLPDRFAIRVTEREPAFWVLRDGTLYYADVHGNILAPVGPGRFTSLPTLEVGPGGEDLLARMPEVIAAFKGARLPVDISLVSWVRLSAGRGVELYLDNPGLRISVAPENLGGNLDRLCQVLADLGRRGELREVGEVRAADGNVWVLKDPESR encoded by the coding sequence ATGGCTGTAGCACTTTCACGAGGCAAGAAGAAGTCGCGCAACAGCTATTCGAGAAGCTGGAGCAAGAGCGAGAAGAAAAGCAGTCTCCCTACAAAAGGGATCGGCAGTTTTTTTCGCTGGGTGAGCGGACTGGTCATCGTCGGGTCGTTGCTTGTGCTCATGAGTGTGGCAGTTCTGTATGCCTATAGATTCATGACGACGCATGAGTACTTTGCCATAAGAGATGTTGAAATCTCGGGCAATCTGATGTTAAGCAAAGACGAAATACTCGCCACGGCGGGACTCGTTGAAGGGGCGAACAGCATCGCACTCAACATCGCCGATGTGGAAGACCGCCTCGCAAGCTCGCCATGGATAGCGGAAGTGTCGGTAAAACGCTTGCTTCCCGATAGATTTGCGATAAGAGTGACGGAACGGGAACCAGCCTTCTGGGTATTGCGCGATGGCACGTTGTACTATGCCGACGTGCACGGCAACATCCTCGCCCCGGTGGGGCCGGGCAGGTTCACCTCTCTTCCGACGCTGGAGGTCGGGCCGGGTGGCGAGGACCTTCTCGCCCGGATGCCCGAAGTGATCGCCGCGTTCAAGGGGGCACGTCTGCCCGTCGACATCTCACTGGTGTCATGGGTCAGGCTCAGTGCCGGTAGAGGGGTGGAACTCTACCTCGACAACCCCGGTCTGCGCATCAGCGTGGCCCCCGAGAACCTTGGTGGCAATCTCGACAGACTCTGTCAGGTGCTCGCCGACCTCGGAAGACGCGGCGAACTGCGCGAAGTAGGCGAAGTGCGGGCGGCGGACGGCAACGTCTGGGTGCTCAAAGACCCCGAATCCCGCTAG
- the murB gene encoding UDP-N-acetylmuramate dehydrogenase, whose translation MLKVLEGPSLAERTTLRLGGRALAEVRVTSRDALDDLPGVLQCLGGSPLMLGCGSNILAADGELPVVVVSLDMDDAPTIVGETAEGVVVRVGAATRLPRLLGQLASWGLAGLEGLAGIPGSVGGAVAMNAGSYGCEFGTVLRSVEVFSPDFGLADVPHENIEYAYRHFGLKGCHGWFVVTGADIVLRRGESAAITAAMRANYLKKKSTQPVLARSAGCVFRNPAPGVSAGRLIDQAGLRGKRIGGMAFSEVHANFLVNEGAGRSDEAFELLQLAQEIVKRRHGMDLTLEVKILSWL comes from the coding sequence ATGCTGAAGGTGCTGGAAGGGCCGTCATTAGCCGAGCGGACGACGTTGCGGCTCGGGGGCAGGGCGCTCGCCGAGGTGCGCGTCACGTCGCGTGATGCGCTTGACGACCTTCCCGGTGTTCTCCAGTGCCTTGGCGGTTCTCCGCTTATGCTGGGGTGCGGCAGCAACATCCTCGCCGCAGATGGTGAACTGCCTGTCGTCGTCGTGTCGCTGGACATGGACGACGCCCCCACCATCGTAGGCGAGACAGCAGAGGGCGTGGTCGTTCGCGTCGGGGCTGCCACCAGACTGCCACGATTGCTCGGGCAACTGGCTTCGTGGGGGCTTGCGGGACTTGAAGGGCTTGCGGGCATTCCCGGTAGCGTGGGCGGTGCCGTTGCCATGAACGCAGGGTCGTACGGGTGTGAATTCGGCACGGTGCTGCGGTCGGTGGAGGTCTTCAGCCCCGATTTCGGGCTTGCCGATGTCCCGCACGAGAACATCGAGTACGCCTACCGACATTTCGGTCTCAAGGGCTGCCATGGCTGGTTTGTCGTGACCGGGGCGGACATCGTGCTGCGACGCGGTGAAAGCGCCGCCATCACGGCAGCCATGCGTGCAAACTACCTGAAGAAAAAAAGCACGCAGCCTGTCCTTGCCCGTAGCGCCGGGTGCGTGTTCCGCAATCCCGCCCCCGGTGTCTCTGCCGGACGCCTCATAGACCAAGCGGGACTTCGTGGCAAACGCATCGGCGGTATGGCGTTTTCAGAAGTCCATGCCAATTTTCTCGTGAATGAAGGTGCAGGCAGAAGTGATGAGGCCTTTGAACTGCTTCAACTGGCACAAGAGATTGTCAAACGACGTCATGGGATGGATTTGACGCTGGAGGTCAAGATTCTCTCATGGCTGTAG
- the murC gene encoding UDP-N-acetylmuramate--L-alanine ligase → MKNKVRTIHMVGIGGSGMSGIAEVLLNLGYAVHGSDMSDSAVVRRLRKIGAEIFIGHGAGNVSDAEVLVKSTAVRDDNPEVLAAVEKGIPIIPRAEMLAELMRLRTGIAIAGTHGKTTTTSLTAAIFDVAGKDPTVIIGGRLNAYGANARLGEGEYLIAEADESDGSFLCLFPIVNVVTNVDMDHVDFYAGQKEIDEAFVTFMNKVPFYGANVVCGDDPGVRRLLPQVKRRVVTYGFGKDNALRAEVTSCAETSVFTVFLRGGRLGEVHLGQPGRHNILNALAAIGVALEAGISPEHCIEGLARFGGVGRRFERRGERDGVTVVDDYGHHPVEIAATLATARSVYPDRRLVVVFQPHRFSRTQALFGEFCKVFEPVDKLLLTEIYPASEKPIPGVSGQSLAQGIRQVSNTDVTYYQSFDEILAALPGVLRPGDVLLTLGAGSVTTIGQRYVAGE, encoded by the coding sequence ATGAAGAACAAGGTCAGAACGATACATATGGTGGGCATCGGCGGTTCGGGCATGAGCGGCATCGCTGAAGTGCTGCTCAACCTCGGGTACGCCGTGCACGGGTCCGACATGTCGGACAGCGCCGTGGTGCGCCGCTTGCGCAAGATCGGTGCCGAGATATTCATCGGGCACGGTGCCGGCAATGTCAGCGATGCAGAGGTGCTGGTGAAGTCGACCGCTGTGCGTGACGACAACCCGGAAGTGCTCGCCGCCGTCGAGAAGGGCATCCCCATCATCCCACGTGCCGAGATGCTCGCTGAGCTCATGAGGCTGCGCACCGGCATCGCCATCGCCGGTACGCACGGCAAGACCACCACCACGTCGCTTACCGCCGCCATCTTCGACGTGGCGGGCAAAGACCCCACCGTCATCATCGGCGGTCGGCTCAATGCCTATGGTGCCAACGCCCGCCTCGGTGAAGGCGAATACCTCATCGCCGAAGCCGATGAATCCGACGGTTCGTTCCTGTGCCTCTTCCCCATCGTCAACGTCGTCACCAACGTCGACATGGACCATGTGGATTTCTATGCCGGGCAGAAGGAGATAGACGAGGCCTTCGTCACCTTCATGAACAAGGTGCCCTTCTATGGCGCCAACGTGGTCTGCGGCGACGACCCCGGTGTGCGCCGCCTGCTGCCACAGGTGAAGCGCCGCGTTGTCACCTACGGTTTCGGCAAGGACAACGCTCTTCGCGCCGAGGTGACGAGTTGCGCCGAGACGAGCGTCTTCACCGTGTTCCTTCGTGGCGGACGTCTGGGTGAGGTACATCTCGGGCAGCCGGGGCGTCACAACATCCTGAATGCGCTCGCTGCCATCGGTGTCGCGCTCGAAGCGGGCATCAGCCCCGAGCATTGCATCGAAGGGCTCGCCCGTTTCGGCGGCGTGGGCAGACGGTTCGAACGTCGGGGCGAACGCGACGGCGTCACGGTGGTGGACGACTACGGGCACCATCCGGTGGAGATCGCCGCGACCCTTGCCACGGCACGTTCCGTGTACCCGGACAGGCGTCTGGTGGTCGTGTTCCAGCCCCACCGCTTCAGTCGCACGCAGGCGCTCTTCGGTGAGTTCTGCAAGGTCTTCGAACCGGTGGACAAACTGCTCCTTACGGAGATCTATCCGGCTTCGGAGAAGCCCATCCCCGGAGTGAGCGGGCAGAGCCTCGCACAGGGCATCCGGCAGGTGTCCAACACCGACGTGACCTACTACCAGAGTTTCGACGAGATTCTCGCAGCGTTGCCGGGTGTGCTCCGCCCCGGAGACGTGCTGCTCACCCTGGGGGCGGGCAGCGTGACCACCATCGGCCAGCGTTACGTGGCAGGGGAATGA
- the murG gene encoding undecaprenyldiphospho-muramoylpentapeptide beta-N-acetylglucosaminyltransferase — MRRVILTTGGTGGHIFPALAVAEEIRARYPECSVLFMGGLYGPEADLAARAGLDFVGLPVRGVLGRGVRAIGAAFGMAAGIARAYAVMGRFDPDIVLGFGGYAAFAGVLAARLRGRPAAIHEQNSVPGLTNRVLSRVVPRVFLSLPDTLGAFPPQKTCLAGNPVRASIVACGAERSDPRPDHVRRLLVMGGSLGARAINDAVVSSLPALAEAGVEVWHQTGAADWERIRKAYAETGHGEGRVEAFIDDVASAYAWADLVLCRAGATSVAELAVAGKPAVLVPYPFATHDHQTHNARWLVSRGAAVLLEQKDISMTDVPALLVGLLSDRARLNRMAVSARAQGRPDAAAAVVDGLVELLKTTPRAR; from the coding sequence ATGCGGCGCGTCATCCTGACCACGGGCGGCACCGGGGGCCATATCTTTCCTGCACTGGCCGTGGCGGAAGAGATACGGGCCCGCTATCCCGAGTGTTCCGTGCTCTTCATGGGCGGACTCTACGGGCCCGAGGCAGACCTCGCGGCGCGTGCCGGTCTCGACTTCGTCGGTCTGCCCGTGCGTGGTGTGCTCGGGCGCGGCGTCCGTGCCATCGGCGCTGCCTTCGGCATGGCGGCCGGTATCGCGCGGGCGTATGCGGTCATGGGGCGTTTCGACCCCGACATCGTGCTCGGGTTCGGTGGCTATGCCGCTTTTGCCGGCGTTCTTGCGGCCCGTCTGCGCGGCCGCCCTGCGGCCATTCACGAGCAGAATTCCGTGCCGGGGCTGACGAACAGGGTGCTTTCGCGGGTCGTCCCGCGCGTTTTCCTGTCGTTGCCCGATACGCTCGGAGCCTTTCCGCCGCAGAAGACGTGTCTTGCTGGCAATCCTGTGCGTGCTTCCATCGTCGCGTGCGGTGCCGAGCGTTCCGACCCTCGCCCCGACCATGTGCGGCGTCTTCTGGTCATGGGAGGCAGCCTCGGTGCCCGCGCCATCAACGACGCGGTGGTCTCTTCGCTGCCTGCACTCGCCGAGGCGGGCGTGGAGGTGTGGCACCAGACGGGCGCTGCGGACTGGGAGCGCATCCGCAAGGCCTATGCAGAGACGGGGCACGGCGAGGGACGCGTCGAGGCGTTCATCGATGACGTGGCCTCGGCCTACGCATGGGCCGACCTCGTGCTGTGTCGCGCAGGGGCCACATCCGTGGCGGAACTCGCCGTGGCGGGCAAGCCCGCCGTGCTGGTGCCCTATCCCTTCGCCACGCACGACCACCAGACGCATAACGCCAGATGGCTCGTTTCACGCGGTGCCGCGGTGCTGCTGGAACAGAAGGATATTTCCATGACCGACGTGCCTGCATTGCTCGTCGGTCTCCTGTCGGACAGGGCCCGGTTGAATCGTATGGCGGTGTCGGCGCGGGCGCAGGGGCGCCCGGATGCGGCAGCCGCCGTGGTCGACGGGCTCGTCGAACTGCTGAAGACCACGCCGCGGGCGCGGTGA
- the ftsW gene encoding putative lipid II flippase FtsW, whose amino-acid sequence MNRMTRKSPLGQVLSRAEGPTGPVDWWLFGIVLLLLGIGLMMVLSASGIVAERFNHDKYLFFKKQLVFAAGGGITMWVAALMPRHMLYKLQYPALFGVIALLLLTLTPVGAKINGARRWIPLGPVALQPMEFSKIALAMYLAYFMSTKQEIIKTFSRGVIPPYAVTGLLCLLLLLQPDFGGAAVLAMILFFMCLVGGTRFIYLFVSLAFAIMGAWALIVHSPYRFRRLLAFIDPFKDAQDTGYQLVQSLYAFGSGGFTGVGIGASRQKLFYLPEAHNDFIMAVLGEELGLIGVTIVMTLFALLFWRSFKIILGQHDLRDRFTAFGVTMVLLLGAVLNLAVVMGVAPPKGVPMPFLSYGGSSMLSSLICVGLLLNFSRTAR is encoded by the coding sequence ATGAACAGGATGACGCGCAAGAGCCCGCTGGGACAGGTGCTGTCCCGCGCTGAAGGCCCCACCGGCCCTGTGGACTGGTGGCTTTTCGGCATCGTGCTGCTGTTGCTCGGCATCGGACTCATGATGGTGCTCAGCGCCAGCGGCATCGTGGCCGAGCGCTTCAACCACGACAAGTACCTGTTCTTCAAGAAACAGCTCGTCTTCGCCGCTGGCGGCGGCATCACCATGTGGGTGGCGGCGCTCATGCCGCGCCATATGCTCTACAAGTTGCAGTACCCGGCGCTCTTCGGCGTCATCGCCCTGTTGCTGCTCACGCTCACTCCCGTGGGTGCCAAGATCAACGGCGCGCGGCGGTGGATACCCCTCGGCCCCGTGGCGTTGCAGCCCATGGAGTTCTCGAAGATCGCCCTTGCCATGTACCTTGCCTATTTCATGAGCACCAAGCAGGAGATCATCAAGACCTTCAGCCGCGGCGTGATACCGCCCTACGCGGTGACAGGGCTGCTGTGCCTGCTGCTGCTGTTGCAGCCCGATTTCGGCGGGGCGGCGGTTCTGGCCATGATTCTCTTCTTCATGTGCCTCGTGGGCGGCACCCGTTTCATCTACCTGTTCGTCTCGCTGGCTTTCGCCATCATGGGCGCGTGGGCGCTCATCGTACATTCGCCGTACCGTTTCCGGCGTCTGCTCGCCTTCATCGACCCGTTCAAGGATGCACAGGATACCGGCTACCAGCTTGTGCAGTCGCTCTATGCCTTCGGGTCGGGAGGCTTCACCGGGGTTGGCATAGGCGCCAGCCGCCAGAAGCTCTTCTACCTGCCGGAAGCGCATAACGACTTCATCATGGCGGTGCTTGGCGAGGAACTCGGGCTCATCGGAGTCACCATCGTGATGACGCTCTTCGCCCTGCTGTTCTGGCGCAGCTTCAAGATCATTCTCGGTCAGCACGACCTGCGCGACAGGTTCACCGCCTTCGGCGTGACCATGGTGCTGTTGCTGGGTGCCGTGCTGAACCTCGCCGTGGTCATGGGCGTGGCACCCCCGAAGGGTGTCCCCATGCCGTTCTTGAGCTACGGCGGCAGTAGCATGCTCTCATCGCTGATTTGCGTGGGGCTGCTGCTCAATTTTTCAAGGACGGCGAGGTAG